In one Umezawaea sp. Da 62-37 genomic region, the following are encoded:
- a CDS encoding RICIN domain-containing protein, translating to MRWNPRRLGAAALGFALAVGLAVTATAPASAESNGGVRVMPLGDSITDGFNVSGGYRVGLWQRMAAVGQSIDFVGSGFNGPSNLGDHDHEGHSGWRIDELDANVAGWIQKAAPRTILLHIGTNDIGQNHEVANAPTRLSALIDKIRVLAPSVELFVAQITPLTDAGREAQVRTFNAAIPGIVAQKGPKTHVVDMHTGFGNGDIADGIHPNAGGYDKMADRWYAALRSVPASLSTVVDPPAGDTVVLANPQSTRCLDVAGANTTEGTQVLLWDCYGSTNQRWTRSSGGELRIFGDRCLDVNANGSANGTKIQIWGCNGSPAQKFAFTANGAIVASGSGKCVDVTGNATANGSLVALYDCNNTGAQRWAAR from the coding sequence ATGAGATGGAATCCTAGGAGGCTCGGCGCAGCGGCGCTCGGCTTTGCCCTCGCCGTCGGACTGGCGGTGACCGCGACGGCGCCCGCGTCCGCGGAATCCAACGGCGGCGTTCGGGTGATGCCGCTGGGCGACTCGATCACCGACGGCTTCAACGTCTCCGGTGGCTACCGGGTCGGCCTGTGGCAGCGGATGGCCGCAGTCGGGCAATCGATCGACTTCGTCGGCTCCGGGTTCAACGGGCCGTCGAACCTCGGTGACCACGACCACGAGGGTCATTCGGGATGGCGGATCGACGAACTCGACGCGAACGTCGCCGGGTGGATCCAGAAGGCCGCTCCGCGCACGATCCTGCTGCACATCGGCACCAATGATATCGGGCAGAACCACGAGGTCGCCAACGCGCCCACCCGGCTGTCCGCGCTCATCGACAAGATCAGGGTCCTCGCCCCGTCGGTCGAGCTGTTCGTCGCGCAGATCACCCCGCTGACCGACGCGGGCCGAGAGGCCCAGGTGCGGACGTTCAACGCCGCCATCCCCGGCATTGTGGCCCAGAAGGGGCCCAAGACTCACGTCGTGGACATGCACACCGGCTTCGGCAACGGCGACATCGCCGATGGCATCCACCCCAACGCGGGCGGGTATGACAAGATGGCCGACCGCTGGTACGCGGCGCTGCGCTCCGTGCCCGCCAGCCTGTCCACTGTGGTCGACCCGCCCGCGGGCGACACGGTCGTGCTGGCCAATCCCCAGTCGACCCGCTGCCTGGACGTCGCTGGCGCGAACACGACCGAGGGCACGCAGGTGCTGCTCTGGGACTGCTACGGCAGCACGAACCAGCGGTGGACCCGGTCCTCGGGCGGTGAGCTGCGGATATTCGGCGACCGCTGCCTGGACGTGAACGCCAACGGCTCCGCCAACGGCACGAAGATCCAGATCTGGGGCTGCAACGGAAGTCCGGCACAGAAGTTCGCCTTCACCGCCAACGGCGCGATCGTGGCATCCGGCTCGGGCAAATGCGTGGACGTGACGGGGAACGCGACCGCCAACGGTTCCCTGGTCGCGCTGTACGACTGCAACAACACCGGGGCGCAGCGCTGGGCCGCGCGATAG
- a CDS encoding IS110 family transposase, whose protein sequence is MTVPELWAGVDAGKAHHHCTVIDTDGTKVLSRRVPNDEADLLTLIGDVQALDQDVLWAIDLNAGGAALLIALLVNHDQKLLYIPGRTVHHASGGYRGDGKSDAKDAFVIADQARMRRDLHPRTTGDEIAVELRILTARRYDLAADRTRAISRLRAQLLEYFPALERAFDYSTSKAALVLLTGYQTPAALRECGQDRLASWLRERKVRTSAVVAATAITAAHAQFTTVPGEATAAAMAARLAQAVMALDQEIAETDTLIEDRFRRHRAAAAIVSMPGIGPLLGAEFLALTGGDMAVFGSADRLAGVAGLAPVPKDSGRVQGNLRRPRRYNRRLLRVFYLSAQVAARCCPTSKAFYDRKRREGKAHKQAVLALARRRLNVLWALIRDNRTFQTVTSPPAAVAA, encoded by the coding sequence GTGACAGTGCCCGAACTGTGGGCCGGAGTGGACGCGGGCAAAGCCCACCATCACTGCACGGTGATCGACACCGACGGCACGAAAGTGCTGTCGCGACGAGTTCCGAACGACGAGGCCGACCTGCTGACACTGATCGGCGATGTCCAAGCCCTGGACCAGGACGTGCTGTGGGCGATCGACCTCAATGCCGGCGGGGCCGCGCTGCTGATCGCGTTGCTGGTCAACCACGACCAGAAGCTGCTCTACATTCCCGGCCGCACCGTCCACCACGCCTCCGGCGGCTACCGCGGTGACGGCAAGAGCGACGCCAAGGACGCCTTCGTCATCGCCGACCAGGCTCGCATGCGCCGAGACCTGCACCCGAGGACCACCGGCGACGAGATCGCGGTGGAGTTGCGGATCCTCACCGCCCGCCGTTACGACCTGGCCGCGGACCGCACGCGGGCGATCAGCCGGTTGCGCGCCCAACTGCTGGAGTACTTTCCCGCTCTGGAGCGGGCTTTCGACTACAGCACCTCCAAGGCCGCGCTGGTCCTGCTGACCGGCTACCAGACCCCCGCCGCGCTGCGCGAGTGCGGCCAGGACCGGCTGGCGAGCTGGTTGCGCGAACGGAAAGTCCGCACCAGCGCGGTGGTCGCCGCCACCGCGATCACCGCGGCCCACGCCCAGTTCACCACCGTCCCCGGCGAAGCGACGGCCGCGGCCATGGCGGCCCGACTGGCTCAGGCGGTGATGGCCCTGGACCAGGAGATCGCGGAGACCGACACGCTCATCGAGGACCGGTTTCGCCGCCACCGCGCGGCTGCCGCCATCGTGAGCATGCCCGGCATCGGCCCCTTGCTGGGCGCGGAGTTCCTCGCCCTGACCGGCGGGGACATGGCCGTGTTCGGCAGCGCCGACAGGCTCGCGGGGGTTGCGGGCCTGGCCCCGGTGCCCAAGGACTCCGGTCGGGTCCAGGGCAACCTGCGCCGCCCGCGCCGCTACAACCGGCGACTGTTGCGCGTGTTCTACCTGTCCGCGCAGGTCGCCGCCCGTTGCTGCCCGACGTCGAAAGCCTTCTACGACAGGAAAAGACGCGAGGGCAAGGCGCACAAACAGGCGGTACTCGCCTTGGCGCGTCGACGGTTGAACGTCTTGTGGGCGCTGATCCGCGACAACCGCACGTTCCAGACCGTCACGTCCCCGCCAGCGGCTGTCGCGGCCTGA
- a CDS encoding ricin-type beta-trefoil lectin domain protein, with the protein MLFALTAFTLLVSVVSAVGAAMPAEAVTTSVAVNGGSSGRTFDGVGAISGGGGNTRLLIDYPPTQRAQILDYLFKPNYGAAVQLLKLEIGGDANSTDGAEPSHQHVRGEINCDVGYEFWLGKEAVARNPNIKLVALPWAAPGWIGNGNFWTQDMIDYDISWLDCAKGHGLTISYLGGWNERGHDKTWYKNLRSALNARGYASVQIVGDDSGWDTADDMLADPAFNNAVGVVGSHYPCGYLSDATSCASSANAVATGKPLWASEFGSQDYNSGSVPYIRSITRGYLDGQMTGFMNWPLVAALYPNLPYATVALAVAGSPWSGSYQLGKNLWANAQVAQFTQPGWKFLTGSASGYLGGNRANGSYISLKSTNGTDYSTVYETTGTTAAQTVDVAVSGGLKTGTVHVWSTDLGSSNTADHFVKQADITPTTGRYTLTLQPNRIYTVTTTTGQGKGTATSPAPGAQPLPYSDNFDGYATRDMAKYFSTMQGAYEVRPCVAGRSGQCLQQVAPIRPINWQDNSDAYGLVGDPSWSNYTVSVDVDMQQAGTVTLLGRANTQNRPQSKQAAYQLRFSDTGAWSIAKNSNGGVLTTLASGTRPALGLNTWHNAKIGFSGNRITATLDGTTLGAVTDSSFTAGQVGFGVVGYQTNQFDNLTVTPNAAGDFSGILKGQESGLCADVPGQSQTNGTAVALWDCNGGANQTWTATPAKQLKVYGTKCLDAGGTANGTAVRINDCTGSTAQQWTVNSDGSVVNTGSGTCLDVTGHGTANGTALVIWGCNGGANQKWARADTTGILKGLESGKCVDVPAANETNGTRPALWDCNNGGNQAWTSTTTNQLKVFDTKCLEAVGTGDGAVIQITDCTGTAAQQWRVGTDGAVVNVGSGKCLDVTGHGTTNGTEFVLWTCTGAANQQWSRA; encoded by the coding sequence ATGCTCTTCGCCTTAACGGCCTTCACCCTGCTCGTCTCGGTGGTCTCCGCTGTCGGCGCGGCTATGCCTGCGGAGGCCGTCACGACCTCCGTGGCCGTGAACGGCGGCAGCTCCGGTCGCACGTTCGACGGGGTCGGCGCCATCAGCGGGGGTGGCGGCAACACTCGTCTGCTGATCGACTATCCGCCTACCCAACGGGCTCAGATCCTCGACTACCTGTTCAAGCCGAACTACGGCGCCGCGGTCCAGCTGTTGAAGTTGGAGATCGGTGGCGACGCGAACTCCACCGACGGCGCCGAGCCCAGCCACCAGCACGTGCGCGGTGAGATCAACTGCGATGTCGGCTACGAGTTCTGGCTCGGCAAGGAAGCCGTCGCCCGCAACCCGAACATCAAACTGGTGGCTTTGCCCTGGGCCGCGCCGGGATGGATCGGCAACGGCAACTTCTGGACCCAGGACATGATCGACTACGACATCTCCTGGCTGGACTGCGCCAAGGGCCACGGACTGACGATCAGCTACCTCGGAGGCTGGAACGAACGCGGCCACGACAAGACCTGGTACAAGAACCTGCGCTCCGCGTTGAACGCCAGGGGTTATGCTTCGGTGCAGATCGTCGGTGACGACTCCGGGTGGGACACCGCCGACGACATGCTCGCCGATCCCGCCTTCAACAACGCCGTCGGTGTGGTCGGCTCGCATTACCCGTGCGGCTACCTGTCCGATGCGACCTCCTGTGCCTCGTCGGCGAACGCGGTGGCGACCGGGAAACCGCTGTGGGCCAGCGAGTTCGGCTCGCAGGACTACAACTCCGGGTCGGTGCCGTACATCCGCAGCATCACCCGCGGCTACCTCGACGGTCAGATGACCGGATTCATGAACTGGCCGCTGGTCGCGGCGCTCTACCCCAACCTCCCGTACGCCACGGTTGCGCTGGCCGTCGCCGGGTCGCCGTGGTCGGGCTCCTACCAGCTGGGCAAGAACCTCTGGGCCAACGCCCAGGTCGCCCAGTTCACCCAGCCCGGCTGGAAATTCCTCACCGGCTCCGCGAGCGGCTACCTCGGCGGGAACCGGGCCAACGGCAGCTACATCTCGCTCAAGTCCACCAACGGCACCGACTACTCCACCGTCTACGAGACCACCGGCACCACCGCCGCGCAGACCGTGGACGTCGCGGTATCCGGGGGGCTCAAGACCGGCACCGTGCACGTCTGGTCGACCGACCTCGGTTCGTCCAATACCGCCGACCATTTCGTCAAGCAGGCCGACATCACCCCGACCACCGGCCGGTACACGCTGACCCTGCAGCCGAACCGGATCTACACGGTCACCACCACGACCGGCCAGGGCAAAGGCACCGCAACCAGTCCCGCACCCGGCGCACAGCCCCTGCCGTACTCGGACAACTTCGACGGCTACGCCACCCGCGACATGGCGAAGTACTTCTCCACCATGCAGGGCGCCTACGAGGTCCGCCCCTGCGTCGCGGGCCGGTCCGGGCAGTGCCTGCAGCAGGTCGCGCCGATCAGGCCGATCAACTGGCAGGACAACAGCGACGCCTACGGCTTGGTCGGTGACCCGAGCTGGAGCAACTACACCGTCAGCGTCGATGTCGACATGCAGCAGGCGGGCACGGTGACCCTCCTGGGCCGCGCGAACACCCAGAACCGGCCGCAGAGCAAGCAGGCCGCCTACCAGCTGCGGTTCAGCGACACCGGGGCCTGGTCGATCGCGAAGAACAGCAACGGCGGCGTCCTCACCACCCTCGCTTCCGGCACCCGCCCGGCGCTGGGCCTGAACACCTGGCACAACGCCAAGATCGGCTTCTCCGGCAACCGGATCACCGCCACCCTCGACGGTACGACCCTCGGTGCGGTCACCGACAGCTCCTTCACCGCCGGGCAGGTCGGGTTCGGGGTAGTCGGCTACCAGACCAACCAGTTCGACAACCTCACCGTGACCCCCAACGCCGCCGGTGACTTCAGCGGCATCCTCAAGGGCCAGGAATCCGGTCTGTGCGCCGACGTGCCCGGCCAAAGCCAGACCAACGGCACCGCGGTGGCGCTGTGGGACTGCAACGGCGGCGCCAACCAGACCTGGACCGCCACCCCGGCCAAACAGCTGAAGGTCTACGGCACCAAGTGCCTGGACGCGGGCGGCACGGCCAACGGGACCGCGGTCCGCATCAACGACTGCACCGGGTCGACTGCCCAGCAGTGGACCGTCAATTCCGACGGTTCGGTGGTTAACACCGGATCGGGCACGTGCCTGGACGTCACCGGGCACGGCACGGCGAACGGGACCGCGCTCGTCATCTGGGGCTGCAACGGCGGTGCGAACCAGAAGTGGGCGAGGGCCGACACCACCGGCATCCTCAAGGGCCTGGAGTCGGGCAAGTGCGTCGACGTACCCGCGGCCAACGAGACCAACGGCACTAGGCCCGCGCTGTGGGACTGCAACAACGGCGGCAACCAGGCCTGGACCTCGACCACGACCAACCAGCTCAAGGTGTTCGACACCAAGTGCCTGGAAGCGGTGGGCACCGGTGACGGGGCCGTCATCCAGATCACCGACTGCACCGGAACCGCCGCGCAGCAGTGGCGGGTCGGCACCGACGGCGCGGTCGTCAACGTCGGATCGGGCAAGTGCCTGGACGTGACCGGCCACGGCACCACCAACGGCACGGAATTCGTCCTCTGGACGTGCACCGGCGCCGCCAACCAGCAGTGGTCACGCGCCTAG
- a CDS encoding ricin-type beta-trefoil lectin domain protein yields the protein MGLSPAQAAVRQDRELRSGPLENLLRAKLSDRFGGAWYDNGMLTIGVLDPADAAAVRAAGATAVTVDRSEQVLTSQKALLDKMSAPTDVHSWYVDPVSNSVVVEAASEAAGRSFGSKAGVAVRTRVSQAPRPLYDIRGGDQYVINRNVLCSVGFSVDGGFVTAGHCGSTGSPTLGYNNVDQGTFAGSSFPDNDYAWVRTNANWTPTPYVNDYAGGSVAVAGSQEAGIGASVCRSGRTTGWHCGTIQAKNVTVNYSNGPVYGLTSTNACAEGGDSGGAWLTGNQAQGVTSGGSGDCKTGGTTLFQPVNEILSTYGLRLSTTGSGSSTRIIGYQDKCVDVPNSNAVAGQRLATWDCNGGANQNWTFGGDGTVRALGLCMDVNGGATANGTAIQLWGCNGSPAQQFVLSAAGDLVNPQANKCVDITGYGGVGTPLELWDCNGGANQKWRRG from the coding sequence TTGGGCTTGTCACCGGCCCAGGCCGCGGTGCGCCAGGACCGCGAATTGCGGTCCGGTCCGTTGGAGAACCTGTTGCGTGCCAAGCTATCCGACCGGTTCGGCGGAGCGTGGTACGACAACGGGATGTTGACGATCGGTGTGCTCGACCCGGCCGATGCCGCCGCCGTCCGCGCGGCAGGAGCCACAGCGGTGACCGTCGACCGCTCCGAGCAGGTTCTCACCTCGCAGAAAGCGTTGCTGGACAAGATGTCCGCACCCACCGACGTCCACTCGTGGTACGTGGATCCGGTATCGAACTCGGTGGTGGTCGAGGCCGCGTCCGAAGCCGCGGGGCGATCCTTCGGGTCGAAGGCGGGCGTGGCCGTACGGACGCGGGTATCGCAGGCGCCGCGACCGTTGTACGACATCCGCGGCGGTGACCAGTACGTGATCAACAGGAACGTGCTGTGCTCGGTGGGTTTCTCGGTCGACGGTGGTTTCGTCACAGCCGGGCACTGCGGTAGCACCGGGTCCCCGACCCTGGGCTACAACAACGTCGACCAAGGCACGTTCGCGGGCTCGTCGTTCCCCGACAACGACTACGCGTGGGTCCGCACCAACGCCAACTGGACCCCCACCCCCTACGTCAACGATTACGCGGGCGGAAGCGTGGCAGTCGCCGGATCGCAGGAGGCGGGCATCGGCGCGTCGGTGTGCCGTTCGGGCCGGACCACCGGTTGGCACTGCGGCACGATCCAGGCCAAGAACGTGACGGTCAACTACTCCAACGGCCCGGTATACGGCCTCACCTCGACGAACGCGTGCGCGGAGGGCGGCGACTCGGGCGGTGCATGGCTCACGGGCAACCAGGCCCAAGGCGTGACCTCGGGTGGGTCGGGCGACTGCAAGACCGGCGGTACCACGCTGTTCCAGCCGGTGAACGAGATCCTGTCCACCTACGGGCTGCGTCTGTCCACGACCGGCAGTGGCAGCAGCACTCGGATCATCGGCTACCAGGACAAGTGTGTCGATGTCCCCAACTCCAACGCCGTGGCGGGCCAAAGGTTGGCGACGTGGGACTGCAACGGCGGAGCGAACCAGAACTGGACGTTCGGAGGCGACGGCACGGTCCGCGCGCTCGGCCTGTGCATGGACGTCAACGGCGGTGCGACCGCGAACGGCACGGCAATCCAATTGTGGGGCTGCAACGGCTCCCCCGCCCAGCAGTTCGTGTTGAGCGCCGCGGGGGACTTGGTCAACCCACAAGCCAACAAGTGCGTCGACATCACAGGTTACGGTGGCGTCGGCACTCCGCTCGAACTGTGGGACTGCAACGGCGGCGCCAACCAGAAGTGGCGACGCGGGTAA